One Chloroflexota bacterium DNA window includes the following coding sequences:
- the nadC gene encoding carboxylating nicotinate-nucleotide diphosphorylase codes for MYLPQATQRLIELALAEDLDGGDLTSLATIPADLAAKAHVLVKDQGVLAGMDVAAAVCRLVDSALEWQPVLGDGSAVEYGTIVAYLSGPARSVLMAERTVLNFLQRLSGIASKTALYVAKIADTQAKLVDTRKTTPGWRALEKAAVRAGGGANHRFNLGDGVLIKDNHLALGGHDIVGAIQRARAVAPHTTKIEVEVEDLAGVQAALEAGADIIMLDNMSIEAMREAVQLIAGRALVEASGGITLERIRAVAETGVNVISCGAITHSATALDISLDIAINS; via the coding sequence ATGTACCTTCCTCAAGCAACTCAACGCCTCATCGAATTGGCGTTAGCAGAAGACCTCGATGGTGGCGACTTAACATCACTTGCCACAATTCCGGCTGATTTAGCCGCCAAAGCCCATGTTTTAGTTAAAGATCAGGGTGTACTCGCGGGCATGGACGTTGCAGCGGCGGTTTGCCGTTTGGTAGACTCGGCCTTAGAATGGCAACCAGTGTTAGGCGATGGTTCAGCTGTGGAATATGGCACGATTGTGGCCTACCTCAGTGGGCCAGCTCGCTCAGTGCTGATGGCCGAACGCACCGTACTTAACTTTTTACAGCGGCTTTCGGGCATTGCCAGCAAAACGGCGCTCTATGTCGCCAAAATCGCCGATACCCAAGCCAAACTCGTTGATACGCGCAAAACCACGCCAGGCTGGCGGGCTTTGGAAAAAGCCGCAGTACGGGCAGGTGGTGGCGCAAATCATCGGTTTAATTTGGGCGATGGCGTGCTGATCAAAGACAATCATCTGGCGCTTGGTGGGCATGATATTGTGGGCGCAATTCAGCGGGCACGGGCTGTCGCGCCGCATACCACCAAAATCGAGGTTGAAGTTGAAGATTTGGCGGGGGTACAAGCAGCACTTGAGGCGGGAGCCGATATCATTATGCTCGATAATATGTCGATTGAAGCCATGCGCGAGGCCGTACAGTTAATCGCTGGGCGGGCTTTGGTCGAGGCTTCGGGCGGCATCACGCTTGAGCGAATTCGGGCGGTCGCGGAAACGGGAGTCAATGTAATTTCCTGTGGTGCGATTACCCACTCGGCAACGGCGCTCGACATCAGCTTGGACATTGCAATCAATTCGTAA
- a CDS encoding cellulase family glycosylhydrolase, whose product MRRRWVRLGLLMLIAMGVVLPGTKAEATPPPPLAQYFPETGQSAVNYFWQFWKNTPNAMRVLGYPISLPFIQESFTEPGKFYLVQYFERAILEEHPENFNHPTNGNKYFVLGRLLGKELAKGRENEPAFKPVANPNNGTVWFPETQHTLTNTPGPFLTFWRNYGGLSVFGYPLSEPFQELNPDTGKVYWVQYFERNRFEYHPEEKPEFQVLLGLLGKQYYNEHKHEPKLAVKEWFFRYHTRAEAIPADFVYGYNVQAFYQERDRLYQLVNNAAFGWIRQQAPWEDLQAADGTIYWGELDKVINDAHAKGIKVLLSVVRSPEWASENGTHGLPSRRNFPKFGDFMQRMAQRYKGKVQAYEIWNEQNYAIENGGVVAPAAYYVDMLEYAYKGVKAADPEAIVVSGSPTPTATNRTDIAVDELIYFAQMFAIPKFWNNVDVIGAHFGGTYNPPDTKWPDNPGPGPGWRDNSEFYWRRIEDVRQVLVNSGNGDRQIWVTEIGWATANTSPGFEYGNSNTLEEQGAYLERAMYMARYDYAPWVGAMFVWNLNFAVTSPDALHETASFGVLNPDWSPRPAYTRLQQFAATHK is encoded by the coding sequence ATGCGACGACGATGGGTTCGTCTTGGCCTGCTCATGCTTATTGCCATGGGCGTAGTGCTACCTGGAACCAAGGCCGAGGCTACACCGCCGCCGCCCTTAGCCCAGTATTTCCCCGAAACCGGGCAATCAGCGGTCAACTATTTCTGGCAATTTTGGAAGAATACGCCGAATGCCATGCGCGTGTTGGGCTATCCCATTTCCTTGCCATTTATCCAAGAAAGCTTTACCGAGCCTGGTAAATTCTATTTGGTGCAATATTTCGAACGCGCCATCTTAGAAGAACACCCTGAAAACTTCAATCACCCAACCAATGGCAACAAATACTTTGTGCTTGGGCGGTTGCTGGGCAAAGAATTGGCCAAGGGTCGCGAAAATGAGCCAGCCTTCAAGCCAGTGGCTAACCCCAATAATGGTACGGTTTGGTTTCCTGAAACTCAACATACCCTGACCAACACGCCTGGCCCATTTTTGACCTTCTGGCGCAATTATGGTGGTCTCTCGGTGTTTGGCTATCCTTTGTCAGAGCCATTCCAAGAGCTGAACCCTGATACTGGTAAAGTCTATTGGGTGCAATATTTCGAGCGTAATCGTTTCGAATATCATCCCGAAGAAAAACCTGAATTCCAAGTGTTGCTTGGTTTGTTGGGTAAACAATACTATAACGAACATAAGCATGAGCCAAAATTGGCCGTCAAGGAATGGTTTTTCCGCTATCACACCCGCGCCGAAGCCATCCCAGCCGATTTTGTCTATGGCTACAATGTTCAAGCCTTCTACCAAGAACGTGATCGTTTGTATCAATTGGTCAACAATGCCGCCTTTGGTTGGATTCGCCAACAAGCACCTTGGGAAGATCTCCAAGCTGCTGACGGCACAATCTACTGGGGTGAGTTAGATAAAGTTATCAACGACGCGCATGCCAAGGGCATTAAAGTCTTGTTGAGTGTGGTTCGTTCGCCGGAATGGGCTAGCGAAAATGGCACGCACGGCTTGCCATCACGCCGCAACTTCCCCAAATTTGGCGATTTTATGCAGCGCATGGCGCAACGCTATAAAGGCAAAGTCCAAGCTTACGAAATTTGGAACGAGCAAAATTATGCAATTGAAAACGGTGGCGTGGTAGCTCCAGCAGCCTATTATGTGGATATGCTGGAATATGCCTACAAAGGCGTAAAAGCTGCTGACCCTGAAGCAATTGTGGTTTCTGGCTCACCAACCCCAACTGCCACCAATCGCACTGATATTGCAGTTGATGAGTTGATTTACTTTGCCCAAATGTTTGCAATTCCAAAATTCTGGAATAACGTTGACGTAATTGGTGCGCACTTCGGCGGCACTTACAATCCACCAGATACCAAGTGGCCCGATAACCCAGGCCCAGGCCCAGGTTGGCGCGACAACTCGGAATTCTACTGGCGGCGGATTGAAGATGTACGCCAAGTGTTGGTCAATAGTGGCAACGGCGACCGCCAAATTTGGGTAACCGAAATTGGCTGGGCCACTGCCAACACCAGCCCAGGCTTTGAGTACGGTAACTCGAATACGCTCGAAGAACAGGGAGCCTATCTCGAACGAGCAATGTATATGGCTCGCTACGATTACGCTCCATGGGTTGGCGCAATGTTCGTGTGGAACTTAAACTTCGCGGTGACCTCACCCGATGCGCTGCACGAAACTGCTTCATTTGGGGTATTGAACCCTGATTGGAGTCCACGCCCAGCCTATACCCGCTTGCAACAGTTTGCAGCAACCCATAAATAA
- a CDS encoding cellulase family glycosylhydrolase has product MPKSRWLSAAMVCLLAVNLLAACGGDSAPTTQPTNPDAATATPETAAPTTDSNPPVTTGNPLQLPYLQYGAAAQLYYTDRNRALTLMNNAGFDWVRQQIQWKDIEGPKGNFGWGELDAIVADANAKNIKVLLSIVRSPSWARADGTNGMPDNIKDFGDFVEALVVRYKGKVQAYEIWNEQNLDHENGGSRESIDATKYVDLLVEAYNRIKPIDPEAFVISGALTSTGDSPAAIDDLTYFEQMFSYKDGIFKDHIDGVGFHPSPSYNPPATLWPDQPGPGPGWLESPTHYFRHIENLKILMDKYGMQDYQVWVTEFGWATQNTSPGYEYGNEISFEQQGQYVLDALQITRRDYPWVATMFVWNLNFAVTSPDPLDQTASFGILNPDWSPRPVFEKIQGFINAVKTEEGR; this is encoded by the coding sequence ATGCCTAAATCACGCTGGTTAAGTGCCGCCATGGTCTGCTTGCTAGCAGTTAATCTTTTGGCGGCGTGTGGTGGCGATAGTGCGCCCACTACCCAACCAACCAATCCTGACGCAGCGACGGCTACCCCCGAAACTGCTGCCCCAACCACTGATAGCAATCCACCAGTAACGACGGGCAACCCTTTACAATTGCCCTATTTGCAATATGGGGCAGCGGCGCAACTGTACTATACTGATCGTAATCGCGCCTTGACCTTGATGAACAACGCTGGGTTCGATTGGGTGCGCCAACAGATTCAATGGAAAGATATTGAAGGCCCAAAAGGCAATTTTGGCTGGGGCGAGCTTGATGCAATTGTGGCTGATGCCAACGCCAAAAATATCAAGGTATTGTTGAGCATTGTGCGTTCGCCATCGTGGGCACGCGCCGATGGCACCAACGGCATGCCCGATAACATCAAAGATTTTGGCGATTTCGTCGAAGCCTTGGTGGTGCGCTACAAAGGCAAGGTCCAAGCCTACGAAATTTGGAACGAGCAAAATCTTGATCATGAAAATGGCGGCTCGCGTGAGTCGATCGACGCTACCAAATATGTTGATCTGTTAGTTGAAGCCTACAATCGGATCAAACCAATCGATCCTGAGGCCTTTGTGATTTCAGGCGCATTGACTTCAACTGGCGATTCACCAGCGGCGATCGATGATCTGACCTACTTTGAACAAATGTTTAGCTACAAAGATGGCATTTTCAAAGATCACATCGATGGTGTGGGTTTCCATCCTTCGCCATCGTACAATCCGCCAGCGACCTTATGGCCCGACCAGCCCGGCCCAGGCCCAGGTTGGCTCGAAAGCCCAACCCACTACTTCCGCCATATCGAAAACCTCAAAATCTTGATGGATAAATATGGCATGCAAGATTATCAAGTGTGGGTGACCGAGTTTGGCTGGGCGACCCAAAACACCAGCCCAGGCTATGAGTATGGCAACGAAATTAGCTTTGAACAACAAGGCCAATATGTGCTCGATGCGTTGCAAATAACCCGCCGCGATTACCCTTGGGTGGCCACCATGTTTGTGTGGAACCTCAATTTTGCGGTAACCTCGCCTGATCCGCTTGATCAAACTGCCTCATTTGGCATTCTCAACCCCGATTGGAGTCCCCGGCCAGTCTTTGAAAAAATTCAAGGCTTTATTAACGCCGTTAAGACCGAAGAAGGTCGCTAA
- a CDS encoding NADH:ubiquinone oxidoreductase: MIAVYHLNAGSTGIEVRILAEAIRSARNLTWAATPAHADIFVLTGPIPLLLRPALSNVWRDFIADRAPLIALGRASIDGHPFGRGGLAELPEIQVAAKIDGDPPTVAAIQAGIVQALNARTAKH, encoded by the coding sequence GTGATTGCGGTTTATCACCTAAATGCTGGCTCAACTGGCATCGAAGTTCGGATTTTGGCTGAGGCTATTCGTAGCGCCCGCAACCTGACATGGGCCGCAACTCCGGCTCATGCTGATATTTTTGTGCTGACTGGGCCAATTCCGCTGCTGTTACGCCCAGCTTTGAGCAATGTTTGGCGCGATTTTATTGCTGACCGTGCGCCATTAATTGCCTTGGGTCGCGCCAGCATCGATGGGCATCCATTTGGGCGCGGTGGCTTGGCCGAGCTACCAGAAATTCAAGTAGCCGCCAAAATCGATGGCGATCCGCCAACGGTTGCGGCAATTCAGGCCGGCATTGTCCAAGCCCTCAATGCCCGTACCGCCAAACACTAA